A single window of Pygocentrus nattereri isolate fPygNat1 chromosome 24, fPygNat1.pri, whole genome shotgun sequence DNA harbors:
- the c8g gene encoding complement component C8 gamma chain, with the protein MMRICVCVLLLVLLGLSMFDPVDGRRTRFKPKPKDKTKEKSVEEIIPAKDIDIHQMSGKWYLLTVASRCQHLLEKGFKVEGTTITLTPPASTNSPLKVSTFTKLNYQCWEIQQHYETTKISSRFLLKGNMPVMNTEITVIDTDYSSYAILVYKRMKKITMKLYGRSTQVPDAIVDKFEELAKKHNLGLDVIFQFPDYGFCQSADKEYTLVMT; encoded by the exons ATGATGCGGATCTGTGTGTGCGTTTTGCTGCTGGTGTTGCTGGGGCTGAGCATGTTTGATCCTGTGGATGGAAGAAGGACGCGATTCAAGCCAAAGCcgaaagacaaaacaaaagaaaagtctGTAGAAGAGATCATACCAGCTAAAGACATTGACATCCATCAG ATGAGTGGGAAGTGGTACCTGCTTACTGTGGCATCGAGATGTCAGCACCTTCTGGAAAAgggatttaaggtggaaggcaCTACAATTACCTTAACACCACCTGCCTCCACTAACTCACCCCTGAAAGTGAGCACATTTACAAAACT TAATTATCAGTGTTGGGAAATCCAGCAACATTACGAGACCACCAAGATTAGCAGCCGTTTCCTCCTGAAAG GTAACATGCCAGTGATGAATACTGAGATTACTGTCATAGACACAGATTACAGCTCCTATGCCATCCTGGTTTACAAGAGAATGAAGAAAATCACCATGAAGCTCTATG GCCGATCTACACAGGTTCCTGACGCCATTGTGGATAAATTTGAGGAACTTGCGAAAAAACATAACTTGGGGTTGGatgtcattttccagtttccTGATTATG GGTTTTGTCAATCAGCAGATAAAGAGTATACTCTCG